Genomic segment of Myxococcus xanthus:
CAATTGGACAGTCGCGTGCTGTTGCGGATCCCGGACGCTGATTCGCATGGGCTGCTGCAGACTGTCATCAGCAAGGGCGGGCGTGTCAGCCGGGTACAGCCCGCGCGCTTCTCCTTGGAGGACCTCTTCCTGGAAGCGATGAAGCAGGCAGGTGGGCAGACCGTGGGCGGGGAGATTCAGTAATGGGGGCCTTCGCTGCCATGGCGTGGAATGGGTTCCGCGAGGCGCGTCGCAACCGGGTGACGGTGCTGGTCGCCGCGTTCGCCCTGCTACTCCTCCTGGCCACGACGCTCGTCACGGAGGTCACGGTCAGCACCTTCGACAGGGTGGTGACGGACTTCGGTCTTGGGGTGATGAGCCTGCTGCTTGTCTTCCTCTCCGTCTACCTGTCGTCCGGGCTCATCAGCCGGGAAATCGAGCGAAGGACCATCTTCTTGATGGTGTCCAAGCCGCTGTCGCGAACCCGGTTCTTGCTGGCCCGGCTCGCTGGCAACATGTTGACTCTGGGCGTGTTGCTGGTCGCGATGACGCTGCTGTTCTGGGTGCAGCTCGCCCTTCACCGCTCACCCATCACCCAGCCGCAGCTGGCCGCGCTCGGAGGGCTCTACCTGGAGTTGTTCGTCCTCACCAGCGCCGGGTTCCTGATGTCCACTTTCGCCAGCCAGCTTGTCTCCGCGCTGGTGACAACGGGGTTGTACTTCGCGGGTCACCTCTGCTCGGACATCTACAACCTGGGGGCCGCGTCGAAGGTGGAGCTCATCCAATGGGTCAGCAAGGCCACCTACTACGCCCTGCCCAACCTGGAGCGACTGAACTTCCGGCCGCGCGCGACCTATGGCATCGAGGTGACGGCGGTGGAGCTGGGCTCGGCCACGCTCTACGCGCTGGGGTGGGGAGCACTTTTCTGCGTGCTGGCTGCGATTGTGTTCGAGCGGCGCGACTTCCGCTGAAGCTCGGGTAGGATGCGTCCCCTGTGACGCATTCTTCCCTGCCGGGATACTTCGGGCCCCTGTTCGCCGTGTTCCTGTTCGTGCTCGGCTTGTGCGTGGGCAGCTTTCTCAACGTCGTCATCGCGCGGGTTCCGCTGGACCAGAGCATCGTGCGACCACGCTCGCGATGCCCTCGGTGCGGGCACGTCCTGGCGTGGTACGAGAACATCCCGTTGCTGTCCTGGCTTGCGCTTCGGGCGCGCTGCCGGGGCTGCGGCGTGCCCATCTCCGTGCGTTACCCGTTGGTGGAACTCCTGACAGGGCTCCTGTTCTTCGCGTGCCTGCGCCGTTTTGGCTGGACGTACGAATTGGTGCCGGCGCTGGTGCTCGTATCCTTGCTGGTGCCGCTCGCCTTCATTGACCTGGACCATTGGATTCTGCCGCTGTCCATGACGGTGCCGGGAATGCTGGCGGGGATTGCCCTGGCGTTCCCCCTGGGGATGGACGCCTTCCGTGATGCGCTGATGGGTGCGGCAGTGGGCTTCCTGTCCTTCCGGATGATGGAGTACGTCGGATGGAAGGTGTTCCAGCGAGAGGCGCTGGGCGCGGGGGACAAGTACCTCGTTGCCATGCTCGGAGCCTTCCTGACGTGGCGCGCGCTGCTGGGCGTCCTGTTGTTCGCGTCCATGCAGGGGGCCGTGGTGGGCATCCTGATGCTTCTGGCGACAGGGCGCGCTGGACCTCGCACGGAGAACACCCAGGATGAGCCGGCGGGGGATGCGCCCCCGCTCACGATGACCTGGGAGTTCACGCAGCCGGGCCTCCCGCTCTGGAAGCGGTTGCTGTTGGTTCCGGTGTGCCTGCTGGTCCAGCCCATCCCTGATGCGCCCTTGGACGAAGAGGGTGAGGAAGAAGAATGGGTCCCGGAGCGCACCAGCATTCCCTTTGGACCTTGGCTGGCGCTCGCGGGGCTGGAGCTCCTCTTGCTGGGGCCGTGGCTTTCCCGGGTGCTGCCTGCGGATATCGCCATGATGTTGGGCGGCCTGCCATGAGTGGGGCGGGGATGCGATGAAGTGGCGGATCGCCAGCGTTGCGTTCCTGCTGGGGGCTCTGTCGTCGGGGCTCACCTGGTTGTCCGTACAACCGGTACTCCTCCGGCTGTTGGACGCGCTCCGCCGCTGGGTCCCCGAAGGAAGCGCGGAAGAAGCGACGCTGGCTCGTGTGCAAGGCCTCCTACCCTGGGTGTTGGGGCTCGACCTGGTCGCGTTGACGGTCCTCACCTACGTGGTGCTGGACCTGATGGTGGGACGCCCGCTGCGCCGCACCGAGGCGGTGGTCGAGCAGTTCGGTCGGTTGGACTGGGAGGCGCATCTGGTTCCGACCCAGGGAGGAACGCTGGTGTCTCGTATCCAGCGCGCCTTGCAGCGGATGGCGGAGGCGCTCCGCGAAGAACAGGCGCTCACTCGCGCGCAAATGGCGTCTTTGCGCGCGTCGCATGCCCAACTGGCTCGCACGCAGACAGAGTTGGTTGCTTCGGAGCGCATGGCCACAGTCGGACGGCTGGCCGCGGGCGTCGCCCACGAAGTAGGCAACCCGCTGGCGGGAATCCTTGGCTACGTGGCACTGGCGCGTGTCAAGGCGGACACGCCGGAACTGAAGGACTTCCTGGAGCGTATCGACCACGAAGTGCAGCGCATCGACCGCATCATCCGGGGCTTGCTTGACCTGGGACGCCCCGGTGTCACGTCGCTAGGGCCGGTAGAGGTAGGCCCGGTGGTAGAGACGTGTGTGCGCCTGGTTCGTGCCTCCCCTGAGTTGTCGGGCGTGACGGTGACGCTCGACCTGGAGCCTGGAGCGCTTGCACGCACGGACGCAGGCCCGCTTTCGCAGATTGTCATCAACTTGCTGCTCAACGCCGCCCAGGCCATGGGGGGGCAGGGACGTGTGCGGGTTGCCACGCGGCAGGCGGCGGGTGAAGTTCGTTTGCTCGTGGAGGATGACGGGACGGGCATCCCCGAGGACGTCATGCCGCGCCTGTTCGAGCCCTTCTTCACGACCAAAGGACGTGAGGGGACGGGATTGGGACTGGCGGTGTCGCAGCGCCTGGCGCAGGTCATGGGCGGCAGGCTCGAGGCAGAGAACATCCCCAGTGGTGGAGCCCGTTTCACCGTGTGCTTGCCCGTACCCTGAGGAAAATGCTTGCGTCTTCGGGACAGGAGCTATCGGCCCTGTCGCGGGTAGGCGATGATGCGCGGAGACGGCCATGCCCCTGTTCCGCACCATTCTCGTTGCCGATGATGAGCCCTCCATCCGGCACATCCTCACGTTGGTGCTCACCGGCCACGGTTACGACGTGCGCGCGGTGGCCGATGGCGAGGACGCGCTGAAGGAACTCGCCGCGCGTGACTACGACGTGCTGTTGTGCGACGTGCGCATGCCGAAGAAGGATGGCCTCGTCGTCCTGCGTGAGGCCCTGGCTTCGCACCCCGCGCTGACGGCAGTAGTGATGAGCGCCTACGGCTCGCAGGAACAGGCGCTCCAAGCCGTCGCCGCGGGCGCGTTCGACTACGTCCAGAAGCCATTCAAACCGGACGAAATCGTCTTCGTCCTCCGAAAGGCGGAGGAGCGGGAGCGGCTGGTTCGCGAGAACCGGCGGCTGAAGCAGGCCAGCCTGCCTTCAACGCCCGGGGGGCACATCCT
This window contains:
- a CDS encoding sensor histidine kinase translates to MKWRIASVAFLLGALSSGLTWLSVQPVLLRLLDALRRWVPEGSAEEATLARVQGLLPWVLGLDLVALTVLTYVVLDLMVGRPLRRTEAVVEQFGRLDWEAHLVPTQGGTLVSRIQRALQRMAEALREEQALTRAQMASLRASHAQLARTQTELVASERMATVGRLAAGVAHEVGNPLAGILGYVALARVKADTPELKDFLERIDHEVQRIDRIIRGLLDLGRPGVTSLGPVEVGPVVETCVRLVRASPELSGVTVTLDLEPGALARTDAGPLSQIVINLLLNAAQAMGGQGRVRVATRQAAGEVRLLVEDDGTGIPEDVMPRLFEPFFTTKGREGTGLGLAVSQRLAQVMGGRLEAENIPSGGARFTVCLPVP
- a CDS encoding ABC transporter permease, whose translation is MGAFAAMAWNGFREARRNRVTVLVAAFALLLLLATTLVTEVTVSTFDRVVTDFGLGVMSLLLVFLSVYLSSGLISREIERRTIFLMVSKPLSRTRFLLARLAGNMLTLGVLLVAMTLLFWVQLALHRSPITQPQLAALGGLYLELFVLTSAGFLMSTFASQLVSALVTTGLYFAGHLCSDIYNLGAASKVELIQWVSKATYYALPNLERLNFRPRATYGIEVTAVELGSATLYALGWGALFCVLAAIVFERRDFR
- a CDS encoding prepilin peptidase, translated to MTHSSLPGYFGPLFAVFLFVLGLCVGSFLNVVIARVPLDQSIVRPRSRCPRCGHVLAWYENIPLLSWLALRARCRGCGVPISVRYPLVELLTGLLFFACLRRFGWTYELVPALVLVSLLVPLAFIDLDHWILPLSMTVPGMLAGIALAFPLGMDAFRDALMGAAVGFLSFRMMEYVGWKVFQREALGAGDKYLVAMLGAFLTWRALLGVLLFASMQGAVVGILMLLATGRAGPRTENTQDEPAGDAPPLTMTWEFTQPGLPLWKRLLLVPVCLLVQPIPDAPLDEEGEEEEWVPERTSIPFGPWLALAGLELLLLGPWLSRVLPADIAMMLGGLP